A stretch of the Geovibrio thiophilus genome encodes the following:
- a CDS encoding efflux RND transporter periplasmic adaptor subunit, whose translation MEKSLTLLMILFVLWGCGDKRETDNETYIPVKTAEVTHVNDNLTVSAGGAVTSQDAPAKLSFLVSGRVMRIVPGEGEFVRRGELIAELDPTDYRLAVQRAEAQAEMAKAAYEKADSPVRPEQLEQARIACERAKDEHARMKTLYDSGSLAPNDYLKFRAAYESAERQYEMAKNGGQKEDKQQAKAALRQAEAALSSVRKSLGDTKLYAVSDGYMSKRFVSEGETVSAGSPVAEIVKLDPVDVSAGVPEKDIRLLEAGQVAEVRLAALPEQVFEGIVRLVNVSADPATRTYLVKIEVQNPRKLLKIGMAADVSVKTSERADMLTVPLNTIVRDAQGAPAVFVVKENRAYAVKVETGRLYKTSIEIKNGLKGDETIVSAGQERLRDGNGVKPAAE comes from the coding sequence ATGGAAAAGTCATTGACACTGCTTATGATTCTGTTTGTTTTATGGGGGTGCGGAGATAAAAGGGAAACGGATAATGAAACATATATTCCGGTGAAGACAGCAGAAGTGACGCATGTTAATGACAATCTCACAGTTTCGGCAGGGGGAGCAGTGACCTCTCAGGATGCTCCGGCGAAGCTGTCATTCCTTGTTTCCGGCAGAGTCATGAGGATTGTCCCCGGCGAGGGGGAGTTTGTCCGCAGGGGGGAACTCATAGCAGAGCTTGATCCGACCGACTACAGGCTTGCGGTGCAGAGGGCGGAGGCACAGGCTGAGATGGCGAAAGCGGCATACGAAAAGGCGGACAGTCCCGTGCGCCCCGAACAGCTTGAGCAGGCACGCATAGCCTGCGAGCGGGCAAAGGATGAGCATGCAAGAATGAAAACGCTTTATGATTCGGGCAGTCTCGCCCCGAATGATTATCTGAAATTCAGGGCAGCTTACGAATCTGCGGAACGCCAGTACGAAATGGCAAAAAACGGCGGACAGAAAGAGGACAAACAGCAGGCTAAGGCGGCGCTGAGGCAGGCTGAGGCGGCTCTGTCTTCCGTACGTAAGAGTTTAGGCGACACAAAGCTTTACGCCGTCAGTGACGGATATATGTCCAAAAGGTTCGTCTCCGAAGGAGAAACAGTTTCAGCCGGTTCCCCAGTTGCTGAGATTGTGAAGCTTGACCCTGTGGATGTGAGCGCAGGCGTTCCCGAGAAGGATATACGCCTGCTGGAGGCAGGTCAGGTAGCGGAGGTGCGCCTTGCTGCTCTGCCTGAACAGGTTTTTGAGGGTATTGTGCGGCTTGTGAATGTTTCCGCTGATCCCGCCACCAGAACATACCTTGTGAAGATCGAAGTGCAGAATCCCCGCAAGCTACTGAAAATAGGAATGGCTGCGGATGTTTCCGTTAAGACATCCGAGCGGGCGGACATGCTCACTGTGCCGCTTAACACCATAGTGCGGGATGCTCAGGGCGCTCCGGCGGTTTTTGTAGTCAAAGAAAACAGAGCCTATGCCGTCAAAGTGGAGACAGGCAGGCTTTATAAAACATCCATAGAGATAAAAAACGGTCTGAAAGGTGATGAAACAATAGTTTCAGCCGGACAGGAAAGGCTCAGGGACGGAAACGGCGTTAAGCCGGCAGCGGAGTGA